The Teredinibacter sp. KSP-S5-2 genome includes a window with the following:
- the mreD gene encoding rod shape-determining protein MreD, whose amino-acid sequence MPLHSSQKGLGVFVLLTTLVGLLAAIFPLSSSLKPLRPELLCLLVIYWVIWAPQKVGILYAWLVGLVQDIVEGVVWGGHAMALALVAYVCVVSYQRIRSYSVWHQSLWVFVLVGVHQVVVNWIQGLAGYHSPAQVLLLSILSSAMFWPLLFICLRQLQRLYRVH is encoded by the coding sequence ATGCCTTTGCATTCCAGTCAAAAGGGGTTGGGCGTTTTTGTGCTCCTCACCACTCTGGTCGGTTTGCTGGCTGCGATATTTCCTCTGTCCAGTTCGTTAAAGCCACTGCGCCCAGAATTACTTTGCCTGTTGGTGATTTACTGGGTTATCTGGGCACCACAGAAGGTTGGTATTCTCTACGCCTGGCTGGTTGGTCTGGTCCAAGACATCGTCGAAGGTGTCGTTTGGGGTGGCCATGCTATGGCTCTTGCGCTTGTTGCTTATGTCTGTGTGGTTTCCTACCAGCGGATTCGCAGCTATTCTGTCTGGCACCAGTCACTTTGGGTGTTTGTTTTAGTTGGTGTACACCAAGTCGTCGTAAACTGGATCCAGGGATTGGCCGGATACCATAGTCCTGCTCAGGTATTATTGTTATCTATCCTTTCCAGTGCGATGTTTTGGCCGTTGCTGTTTATATGTCTAAGGCAATTGCAGCGTCTATACCGGGTACACTAA
- a CDS encoding nucleoside triphosphate pyrophosphatase — MSSYDLCLASQSPRRRELLTQIGVRYKVVQVDVEEIRQPAESPIEYVQRLARDKSHAGFQVGDGLPTLGADTIVEYRGKVLEKPENKSDFMAMFQLLSGQCHQVHTAICITHNNAAQVKVNSTDVYFRPIEQVEIEEYWQTGEPKDKAGGYGIQGLGGIFVDRIVGSYSSVVGLPITETAILLKEFNVPIWQHES; from the coding sequence ATGTCATCCTATGATCTGTGCCTGGCTTCGCAGTCGCCGAGGCGGCGTGAACTGTTAACGCAAATTGGCGTCCGATATAAAGTGGTTCAGGTGGATGTAGAGGAAATTCGACAGCCTGCTGAATCGCCGATCGAGTATGTTCAACGTCTTGCCAGAGATAAATCCCATGCTGGATTCCAAGTTGGTGATGGCTTACCAACGTTGGGAGCTGATACCATAGTAGAGTATCGGGGTAAGGTGTTGGAAAAACCTGAGAATAAATCGGATTTTATGGCGATGTTTCAGCTTCTGTCCGGACAATGCCATCAGGTGCACACCGCCATTTGTATTACCCACAATAATGCCGCTCAAGTAAAAGTGAACTCAACTGATGTTTATTTTCGACCAATAGAGCAGGTTGAGATTGAGGAGTACTGGCAGACCGGTGAGCCCAAAGACAAGGCCGGGGGCTACGGTATTCAGGGGTTGGGTGGAATATTTGTGGATCGTATTGTGGGCAGTTATTCCTCAGTGGTGGGTTTGCCCATCACCGAAACCGCAATACTATTAAAAGAATTTAATGTGCCTATTTGGCAACACGAGTCTTAG
- the rng gene encoding ribonuclease G, with translation MSEEILINFGPTETRVALVENGVLQEVYVERARNKGYVGNLYKGKVVRVLPGMQAAFVDIGQERAGFIHVAGINPINEDGIEERSNHEADIRDLLREGQEVLVQVTKDPISSKGARLTTHLSVSARYLVYMPHSDHIGISNRIEDEEERERLKGIVQKLADEYAEEYQGGGFIIRTVAEGATEEEIRADIPFVFKIWHDLADDIKKARAPALIYEDLPLFMRTIRDIMRPNIERVRIDSRESFQRMAKFAKHYAPEIGKCIEHYPGERPIFELFGVEDEIQRALEPKVMLKSGGYLLVEQTEAMSTIDVNTGAYVGHRNLEETIFKTNLEAAAAIARQLRLRNLGGIIIIDFIDMQDAEHQRQVLRTLEKHLEKDRAKTSITGVSELGLVEMTRKRTRESLGRMLCEPCPVCQGRGLLKTPETICYEIFREILRESRTYENEKFTVLASQLVIDRLLDEESSNVADLESFIGRTIEFQVESLYSQEEYDIVLA, from the coding sequence ATGAGTGAAGAGATACTAATAAATTTTGGTCCGACCGAAACCCGTGTCGCTCTGGTTGAAAATGGTGTTTTGCAGGAGGTCTACGTAGAGCGCGCCAGAAACAAGGGGTATGTGGGTAACTTGTATAAGGGCAAAGTTGTGCGTGTACTGCCAGGTATGCAAGCGGCTTTCGTCGATATTGGCCAGGAGCGTGCCGGCTTTATCCATGTTGCCGGGATTAATCCAATAAATGAAGATGGGATTGAAGAGCGCAGTAACCATGAAGCGGATATTCGCGATTTGCTGCGTGAGGGGCAGGAAGTTCTGGTTCAGGTGACCAAAGACCCTATCAGTTCCAAGGGCGCGCGTTTGACCACGCATCTTTCTGTCTCTGCCCGCTATCTGGTGTATATGCCTCATTCCGATCATATTGGTATTTCCAACCGGATCGAGGATGAAGAGGAGCGTGAGCGTCTAAAAGGCATAGTACAAAAACTGGCCGACGAGTATGCAGAAGAATATCAGGGCGGTGGGTTTATCATTCGCACTGTTGCAGAAGGGGCAACCGAAGAAGAAATTCGGGCCGATATCCCGTTTGTCTTTAAGATATGGCATGACTTGGCAGACGATATTAAAAAAGCCAGAGCGCCCGCACTTATTTACGAAGATTTACCATTATTCATGCGAACCATCCGGGATATTATGCGTCCCAATATTGAGCGGGTTCGAATTGATTCCAGAGAGTCTTTTCAGCGTATGGCAAAATTTGCCAAGCATTATGCTCCGGAAATCGGTAAATGCATTGAACACTACCCAGGTGAACGTCCGATCTTTGAACTCTTCGGTGTTGAGGATGAGATTCAGCGTGCGCTAGAACCGAAAGTGATGCTCAAATCCGGCGGCTATCTGCTGGTAGAGCAGACTGAGGCTATGTCGACCATCGACGTGAATACCGGAGCTTATGTTGGTCATAGAAACCTGGAAGAAACCATTTTCAAGACCAATCTGGAGGCGGCTGCGGCAATCGCAAGGCAACTGCGGTTACGTAACCTGGGCGGTATTATCATTATCGATTTTATTGATATGCAGGACGCAGAGCATCAACGCCAGGTTTTACGAACGCTTGAAAAACATCTAGAAAAAGACCGGGCAAAAACCAGTATCACTGGAGTGTCAGAGCTGGGCTTGGTGGAGATGACCCGTAAGCGAACCCGTGAGTCCCTTGGCAGAATGCTGTGTGAACCCTGTCCAGTGTGTCAGGGGCGAGGTTTGTTAAAAACACCGGAAACCATTTGTTACGAAATTTTCAGGGAGATACTGCGAGAATCCAGAACCTATGAAAATGAAAAGTTCACGGTGTTGGCCTCTCAGTTGGTGATTGATCGTTTACTGGATGAAGAGTCGTCTAATGTGGCCGACCTTGAATCTTTTATTGGTAGAACAATCGAGTTTCAAGTGGAATCCCTCTATAGTCAGGAAGAATACGACATTGTTTTAGCGTGA
- a CDS encoding YhdP family protein — MKKIVASVLPKVQSVPVRTVVRRFWATVFACVIAAAVTVQLGRQAFPLLNDYKDVIAHSFGKRFNVNASLGGISATWKGLRPKLELHDLAVLTPEGESVFSVGHVVVELSIIDTLSRWRLAWRDIEFYDLNVALEQRETGRWGVKGFVFEPKKNQEFLLKRPLDIFLIGRHVEVENALLNVRFKTGHQTEILVPTILLENEKDFHRIQAYAAVDTDEKALSMIVEGQGDPRDPTSFKPNGYISLKDFPLERVTAAVGGKWWQELDKQRWRDGSRLNLEAWFRGTPESGVTIRGDFATDGIPLSFPVDLALPSSVSSQFTGKWKFGEGWQVTLQQMQVAWENFSAPEGNFKLYGNAEKPFGITTDALIIEDWADLLAKLDLAGIAGQLSKSESVESDVRRVFTELTPRGRLKNVDFQVRSKDDGYFKLGAYVENGQSGVYMGVPGFEGVNGYVELTAKGGFINVESHHGFSVNLPKVFPEKLSYDRAEGQVAWQVDFAKKIARVNSGLLEVSNKDELGKGYLSLYLPFNSEIGEPTMTLSVGVEHSLTKYHRKYVPLLIPKHLYDWLGTSIGQGSVSNVGFIYDGSIDKNPSSDPTIQLVGEVHNGNLAFDENWPELKNVSGTLFLDNENLQVNIDQAVLLGNRLNDARVVLVDNPHDQGQALSIQGALVSNAGAAMELLKNSPVRDAIGSTFDSWVFDGDVSAEIQLFVPLDSNAKGLSQEVHVTFNDAHLNMVDLELQIDKINGDLTYSSVHGMTSEHLAGKVWGRDVTAHMVSPLAEKVDQAQYNDPARDIEIRFSGPVSVANVREWTERPELYFAEGETEISGVLTIPFEGSQEYSARMIMVSDLKGVELALPTPLKKNADEARPLDIDIKIFEDKESFDFLYENTMRLIVESGDNREEAVQLAMEVEPKAMEPGVFNVHGKVPGFDLEEWNEVKNKYFEYETMQAQQLGIALPDETIPVHISLDITSCSVGGIETQRLFATGIGTDEKWDLNFESPVIKGDVTIYAGDVPTEMRLEYLRLPDEEEPEQEGVAPASALADVDLKKAISLDFETQEFSLGNENYGEWKFKLRPTETGIIAYDIYANVRKMYVGDLNEGAEFIWLQEEGQNSSHFSGNIRAENVADVLQAWGIEKVMESETANLFIEAQWAGAPDQVTLASADGSVVLGINNGNFIRGAEVGENPLLRLMGLLNFDTIARRLKLDFSDLAKRGFAFDSVEGNLIFNDGMLSLPDPMVVKSSSSTMQMAGNIDLIEEKLDTELVVTLPVASNLAVATAFVAGLPAAIGVYLVGKLLKKQVDRVSSISYQVTGDWVDPKIKVKRVFDNRGAQIKAEESMAERDEAEHESLQETSKNAAE; from the coding sequence TTGAAAAAGATCGTGGCGTCGGTATTGCCCAAAGTACAGTCTGTACCAGTGAGAACGGTTGTCCGCCGTTTTTGGGCGACTGTATTTGCCTGTGTTATTGCCGCGGCAGTTACGGTGCAACTCGGCCGGCAAGCATTTCCTCTTTTGAACGATTATAAAGACGTAATCGCTCACTCCTTTGGTAAACGTTTTAATGTGAATGCTTCTTTAGGTGGCATTTCTGCGACATGGAAAGGGCTTCGTCCAAAACTTGAACTTCATGATTTGGCTGTTCTGACTCCCGAAGGTGAATCAGTTTTTAGCGTCGGCCACGTAGTGGTTGAACTGAGTATTATCGACACCTTGTCTCGCTGGCGCTTGGCCTGGCGTGATATTGAATTTTACGATTTAAATGTGGCGTTGGAACAACGGGAAACCGGCCGCTGGGGAGTAAAAGGCTTTGTCTTCGAGCCCAAAAAGAATCAAGAGTTTTTACTAAAACGTCCACTCGATATCTTTCTAATAGGCCGCCATGTTGAAGTGGAAAATGCGCTGCTGAATGTGCGTTTTAAAACCGGTCATCAAACCGAAATTTTGGTTCCTACCATTCTGCTGGAAAATGAAAAAGATTTTCACCGCATACAAGCCTACGCTGCGGTTGATACTGACGAAAAAGCGTTGAGCATGATTGTCGAAGGACAGGGAGACCCTCGTGATCCGACGAGTTTTAAGCCCAACGGTTACATTTCTCTAAAGGATTTCCCCTTGGAGCGGGTTACTGCGGCCGTAGGTGGTAAGTGGTGGCAGGAACTGGACAAGCAGCGTTGGCGTGATGGCTCCCGTTTAAATCTGGAAGCCTGGTTTCGAGGGACACCTGAGAGCGGTGTAACGATTCGGGGCGACTTCGCGACTGATGGTATTCCATTAAGTTTTCCTGTTGACCTGGCGCTGCCGTCGTCGGTCAGCTCTCAGTTTACTGGGAAGTGGAAATTTGGTGAGGGCTGGCAAGTCACCTTGCAGCAGATGCAAGTGGCTTGGGAGAATTTTTCCGCACCGGAGGGCAATTTCAAATTATATGGAAATGCGGAAAAACCATTCGGTATTACAACAGATGCATTGATTATCGAAGACTGGGCCGATCTTCTGGCAAAGCTGGATTTGGCCGGGATCGCTGGCCAGTTGAGTAAATCCGAATCAGTTGAAAGTGATGTTCGCCGGGTATTTACCGAGTTAACCCCAAGGGGGCGATTAAAAAATGTCGACTTCCAAGTTAGATCAAAAGATGACGGCTACTTTAAGTTGGGTGCTTACGTTGAAAATGGTCAGTCGGGTGTGTACATGGGGGTGCCGGGCTTTGAAGGCGTCAATGGTTATGTCGAGTTAACCGCGAAAGGCGGTTTTATTAACGTCGAAAGCCATCATGGTTTTTCGGTTAATTTACCGAAAGTGTTCCCTGAAAAACTATCCTACGATCGAGCAGAAGGGCAAGTAGCGTGGCAGGTGGATTTTGCCAAGAAAATCGCCCGGGTTAATTCTGGTCTATTGGAAGTCTCCAATAAAGATGAATTAGGTAAGGGGTATTTGAGTCTTTACTTGCCGTTTAATTCTGAAATCGGCGAGCCAACAATGACGCTCTCAGTTGGTGTTGAGCACTCGCTTACCAAATACCACCGTAAATATGTGCCGTTGCTTATTCCCAAACATTTATACGATTGGTTGGGCACGAGTATTGGTCAGGGAAGCGTGAGTAACGTTGGTTTTATTTATGATGGCTCTATAGATAAAAATCCCTCTTCCGATCCGACTATTCAGTTGGTAGGTGAAGTTCACAACGGAAACCTTGCCTTTGATGAAAACTGGCCAGAACTGAAAAATGTTTCAGGCACGTTGTTTTTAGATAACGAAAACCTGCAGGTGAATATTGATCAGGCTGTTTTGCTTGGGAATCGTTTAAACGACGCGCGCGTGGTCTTGGTTGATAACCCTCATGATCAAGGGCAGGCGCTGTCCATTCAAGGGGCGTTAGTCAGTAACGCCGGTGCAGCGATGGAGCTGTTAAAAAACAGCCCTGTGCGTGATGCAATTGGATCGACGTTTGATAGCTGGGTTTTTGATGGCGATGTGTCGGCCGAGATTCAGCTGTTTGTCCCTTTGGATTCTAATGCTAAGGGCTTATCACAAGAGGTTCATGTCACATTTAATGACGCACACCTCAATATGGTGGATCTGGAACTGCAGATCGACAAAATTAATGGTGACCTTACCTATTCGTCTGTTCACGGCATGACTTCAGAACACCTTGCAGGAAAAGTCTGGGGACGGGATGTCACTGCGCACATGGTTAGCCCTTTGGCCGAGAAAGTGGATCAAGCCCAGTACAATGACCCAGCCCGTGATATTGAAATTCGTTTTTCGGGTCCGGTTTCGGTTGCCAACGTTCGTGAATGGACTGAGCGGCCCGAACTGTATTTTGCGGAAGGTGAAACAGAAATTTCAGGCGTGCTGACCATTCCATTTGAAGGTAGTCAGGAATATTCAGCGCGTATGATTATGGTGTCAGACCTTAAGGGGGTTGAATTAGCGCTGCCCACTCCGTTGAAAAAAAATGCGGATGAAGCTCGTCCACTCGATATTGATATCAAAATTTTTGAGGACAAGGAAAGCTTTGATTTCCTCTACGAAAACACCATGCGCCTGATTGTTGAAAGTGGTGATAATAGAGAAGAAGCCGTGCAGTTGGCCATGGAAGTAGAGCCCAAGGCGATGGAGCCGGGAGTCTTTAATGTACACGGAAAGGTTCCGGGGTTCGATTTGGAAGAGTGGAATGAAGTTAAGAATAAATATTTTGAATATGAAACCATGCAGGCTCAGCAGCTGGGCATAGCTCTACCGGATGAAACTATACCTGTTCACATTTCTCTTGATATTACTTCGTGTTCTGTTGGTGGAATTGAAACCCAACGTTTATTTGCCACCGGCATCGGTACCGACGAAAAATGGGATCTGAATTTTGAAAGTCCGGTAATTAAAGGGGATGTCACAATCTATGCCGGTGATGTACCTACGGAAATGCGTTTGGAGTATTTACGTTTGCCCGATGAAGAGGAACCTGAGCAGGAGGGTGTGGCACCCGCAAGTGCTCTGGCTGATGTGGATTTGAAAAAGGCCATTTCCCTGGATTTTGAAACCCAGGAGTTTTCCTTGGGGAATGAAAATTATGGTGAATGGAAGTTTAAACTTAGGCCGACAGAAACGGGAATTATTGCTTACGATATTTATGCCAACGTCCGAAAAATGTATGTGGGTGATCTAAACGAAGGGGCAGAATTTATCTGGCTTCAGGAAGAGGGGCAAAACAGCAGCCACTTCTCCGGAAATATCAGAGCGGAAAATGTTGCCGATGTGCTCCAGGCATGGGGTATCGAAAAGGTGATGGAAAGTGAAACAGCGAATTTATTTATCGAGGCTCAATGGGCCGGTGCGCCGGATCAGGTGACCTTGGCCAGTGCTGATGGCTCAGTGGTATTGGGCATCAACAACGGGAATTTTATTCGTGGGGCTGAAGTGGGGGAAAACCCGCTGTTACGACTCATGGGGTTATTGAATTTCGATACGATTGCGCGACGCTTGAAATTAGATTTTTCTGATTTGGCTAAGCGTGGATTTGCATTTGACTCTGTGGAAGGCAATTTAATTTTCAACGACGGGATGCTGAGTTTGCCTGATCCGATGGTGGTGAAGTCCAGTTCTTCCACCATGCAGATGGCCGGTAATATTGATCTGATTGAAGAAAAACTGGATACGGAGTTGGTCGTTACCTTGCCTGTGGCGAGTAACCTTGCTGTTGCGACAGCATTTGTAGCTGGTTTGCCTGCTGCCATCGGTGTGTATTTAGTGGGCAAGCTACTGAAAAAACAAGTTGATCGAGTATCCAGTATTAGTTATCAGGTAACAGGCGATTGGGTTGACCCGAAAATTAAAGTTAAGCGGGTATTCGACAATAGGGGAGCGCAGATAAAAGCAGAAGAATCCATGGCTGAGCGCGACGAAGCCGAACACGAATCCCTGCAAGAGACATCTAAAAACGCAGCAGAATAA
- a CDS encoding response regulator — protein sequence MRFLIVDDSKAMQTIVRRTLVAAGYTDHEFQYAYNGQEALEIITEWKPDIVLSDWHMPEMTGIELLKKIRDDGIKAKVGLVTTERSRERVQEAKEAGALFIVSKPFNAETLHDAVEDALHQSTIKENSQDHHDLILPNPQNISRAMNSFSRHKILINQSDSLDIDYNNHPFMAGLYDNPETGRTLGAIILDASAACSIGASMKDFPAKEAQVAIDNHFIPKSIFDMCKSLISLISTLIYDRRQEVELDIRAIHLVNKPDGKLKTLIDQNIKKGKCYDVEVDGYGKGKVILLRF from the coding sequence GTGAGATTTTTAATCGTCGATGACAGTAAAGCGATGCAAACCATTGTCAGGAGAACACTGGTAGCAGCCGGTTACACCGACCATGAGTTTCAATACGCCTACAATGGTCAGGAAGCCTTGGAGATTATCACTGAATGGAAACCCGATATCGTACTTTCCGACTGGCATATGCCGGAAATGACGGGGATAGAACTCCTAAAAAAAATACGTGATGACGGAATTAAAGCGAAGGTTGGACTGGTTACAACAGAGCGATCAAGGGAGAGAGTTCAGGAAGCGAAAGAGGCAGGCGCACTGTTTATCGTATCCAAACCATTCAATGCCGAAACATTACACGATGCCGTTGAGGATGCGTTACATCAATCCACAATTAAAGAAAACTCTCAGGACCATCACGACCTGATACTACCCAACCCACAAAATATCTCCAGGGCGATGAATAGCTTTAGCCGACATAAAATTCTGATTAATCAATCAGACTCTCTGGACATCGACTACAATAACCATCCTTTTATGGCCGGTTTGTACGATAACCCGGAGACAGGACGTACATTAGGCGCAATTATTTTGGATGCTTCAGCGGCATGCAGTATTGGCGCGTCAATGAAAGATTTCCCGGCCAAGGAAGCCCAGGTCGCTATTGATAATCACTTTATTCCCAAGTCCATCTTTGATATGTGCAAATCACTTATCAGTCTGATCAGCACTCTCATTTACGACAGAAGACAGGAAGTCGAACTGGATATCCGCGCGATCCACTTAGTAAACAAGCCTGACGGTAAGCTGAAGACCCTGATTGATCAAAATATTAAGAAGGGCAAGTGTTACGATGTTGAAGTGGACGGGTACGGCAAAGGCAAAGTTATTCTGCTGCGTTTTTAG
- the yjgA gene encoding ribosome biogenesis factor YjgA — protein sequence MHDIYDTFDEDEFDGPSKTQIKKEMHELQELGVKLTELTLEQISRLPLTEELYNAITEAPKITQRSAKKRHMQFIGKLMRKADGDAIREAYDEIQEAQHQAARQLHLIEKWRDRLADGDNQALQNFIQEYPHADIQQLRQLIRQVQKETSQQKAPAAKRKLFKLIRETLSVNH from the coding sequence ATGCACGATATTTACGATACCTTTGACGAAGACGAATTTGACGGCCCAAGTAAAACCCAGATCAAAAAGGAAATGCATGAATTGCAGGAGCTCGGCGTTAAACTCACCGAACTCACCCTGGAACAGATTAGTCGGCTGCCATTAACCGAAGAGCTATACAACGCCATTACCGAAGCGCCAAAGATCACTCAGCGGAGCGCGAAGAAACGCCACATGCAGTTTATTGGCAAGCTCATGCGCAAAGCTGATGGCGATGCAATACGTGAAGCATATGACGAAATTCAAGAGGCTCAACACCAGGCTGCACGTCAACTTCACCTGATTGAAAAATGGCGGGACAGGCTAGCAGACGGTGACAATCAGGCGCTACAGAACTTTATTCAGGAATACCCACATGCCGATATTCAACAATTACGGCAACTGATCCGACAGGTACAGAAAGAAACCAGTCAGCAAAAAGCACCGGCAGCCAAACGTAAACTGTTTAAACTCATCCGGGAAACACTGAGTGTAAACCACTAA
- the mgtE gene encoding magnesium transporter, whose translation MQAPAEEIKHPSRVHIERIHNMLDGGTLRQIARLVNGLKPVEIARLIESSPPPSRTLLWELVDKSSTGEVIEELPDELRSHILSDMDAEAVAEITEGLETDDIADILQQLPEQVIQEVLSAMTEQDRQRVEAVLSYDEETAGGLTNTDTITVRPRFTLDVVLRYLRRHNELPPSTDSLIVVNRKDEYLGLLPLSKLLTSDPSTTVREVMVTDINAIPANMVDSEVAILFEQHDWISAPVVDDQGKLLGRITIDDVVDVIREDADHSLMSLAGLDEEEDTFAPVAKTIPRRAIWLGINLLTAILASSVINIFQGTIDKVVALAVLMPIVASMGGVAGSQTLTVVIRGLAVGHISSQNMRWLLNRELYVGLLNGCLWALIMGVVAALWFNDPIIAIIIGVAMIINLATAACAGALLPIALKALKIDPALAGGVTLTTLTDIVGFFAFLGLATYFYA comes from the coding sequence ATGCAAGCCCCCGCGGAAGAAATCAAGCACCCATCCAGGGTTCATATCGAGCGTATTCACAATATGCTCGACGGCGGTACCTTGCGTCAAATTGCCCGTCTGGTAAATGGACTAAAGCCGGTAGAAATAGCCCGTCTCATAGAATCGTCACCGCCACCTTCCAGAACACTGTTGTGGGAGTTGGTCGATAAATCCAGCACCGGTGAAGTCATTGAAGAATTACCGGATGAACTTCGGTCGCACATACTCAGCGACATGGACGCTGAAGCCGTTGCCGAAATAACCGAAGGCCTGGAAACGGATGACATTGCAGATATTCTGCAACAACTGCCCGAGCAAGTTATTCAAGAAGTGCTGTCGGCTATGACCGAGCAAGACCGACAACGCGTTGAGGCAGTACTCTCCTACGACGAAGAAACGGCAGGCGGCTTAACCAACACCGATACCATCACCGTACGCCCCAGGTTTACCTTGGATGTTGTACTGCGCTACTTGCGCCGACATAACGAATTACCGCCTTCCACTGATAGTCTGATAGTCGTTAACCGTAAAGATGAATATCTCGGTTTGTTGCCGTTAAGTAAATTACTGACCTCAGACCCCAGTACCACCGTACGCGAAGTCATGGTGACAGACATTAACGCCATACCAGCAAATATGGTCGATAGTGAAGTCGCAATTCTGTTTGAACAACACGACTGGATTTCCGCTCCGGTTGTGGATGACCAGGGAAAGCTCCTTGGGCGTATCACTATCGATGACGTGGTGGACGTAATCCGGGAAGATGCTGATCACTCTCTAATGAGTCTGGCAGGTTTGGACGAAGAAGAAGATACCTTCGCTCCCGTCGCAAAAACCATCCCCAGGCGCGCCATTTGGCTGGGAATCAACTTACTCACAGCCATTCTCGCCTCATCGGTGATCAATATTTTTCAGGGCACCATTGATAAAGTCGTCGCCCTCGCCGTATTAATGCCCATTGTCGCGAGCATGGGAGGTGTAGCCGGCTCACAAACACTCACCGTCGTTATCCGCGGTTTAGCGGTGGGCCATATCAGTTCGCAGAATATGCGATGGCTATTAAATCGTGAGCTTTATGTTGGCTTATTAAATGGCTGCCTATGGGCGCTAATCATGGGCGTGGTCGCTGCACTCTGGTTTAATGACCCTATCATTGCCATCATTATTGGTGTGGCCATGATTATTAATTTGGCGACGGCTGCATGCGCTGGGGCCTTGCTTCCCATTGCGCTTAAGGCACTTAAAATTGATCCGGCTCTGGCAGGTGGGGTGACGCTGACGACCCTGACAGATATTGTCGGCTTCTTTGCCTTCCTTGGGTTGGCAACTTACTTTTACGCTTAA
- a CDS encoding HPr family phosphocarrier protein, with translation MLERKIEIINKLGLHARAATKLSNLANRYESRVMISFNDKQVDVKSIISLMLLAATKGSEVTLVTEGNDEQEAMDALCDLINDKFGEGE, from the coding sequence ATGCTTGAAAGAAAAATTGAAATCATCAATAAACTCGGTCTGCACGCCCGCGCTGCAACCAAGCTTTCCAACTTGGCCAACCGCTATGAAAGCCGCGTGATGATTTCTTTTAACGATAAGCAGGTAGACGTAAAAAGCATTATTTCTCTCATGCTCCTTGCTGCAACCAAAGGCAGTGAAGTCACACTTGTGACCGAAGGAAATGACGAACAGGAAGCCATGGACGCACTGTGTGATTTAATTAACGATAAATTTGGCGAAGGAGAATAA
- the rapZ gene encoding RNase adapter RapZ: MRLVIISGRSGSGKTSALHLLEDEGFTCIDNLPADLLPALIAHIQSANKQSEQKIAVGIDARNFHSDLSKVPDIIRSLTHPGTSGDVVYLDTSREVLLKRFSETRRKHPLSDDNIGLNEAIAKEKQILAPIANSASFTIDTTRMSIHELRGTIKRLVVGESSSGTAIMFTSFGFKYGVPVDADFVFDVRCLPNPYWSPELRSKSGLEEEVINFLARQKEVQEMEEDLYHFIHKWAPQFEQSNRSYLTIAIGCTGGMHRSVYLCERLSQQMKQHYGNVQVRHRQLEQIPGQ, translated from the coding sequence ATGCGTTTAGTTATTATCAGTGGCAGATCAGGGTCGGGCAAAACCTCAGCCTTACACCTTCTAGAAGACGAAGGTTTCACCTGCATAGATAATCTTCCCGCTGATCTATTACCCGCCTTAATCGCGCATATTCAATCCGCTAATAAGCAAAGCGAACAGAAAATTGCCGTTGGCATTGATGCCCGTAATTTCCATAGTGATTTAAGTAAGGTACCGGATATTATCCGTTCCCTAACACACCCGGGAACTAGTGGCGACGTTGTTTATCTGGATACTTCAAGGGAAGTACTCTTAAAACGTTTTAGCGAAACCCGCCGTAAACACCCTCTGTCAGACGATAACATTGGTCTCAATGAGGCCATTGCCAAAGAAAAGCAGATCCTTGCTCCTATTGCCAATTCTGCAAGTTTTACCATCGACACCACGCGTATGAGTATCCATGAACTACGTGGAACCATTAAGCGTTTGGTTGTCGGGGAATCTTCTTCGGGAACGGCAATTATGTTTACCTCCTTTGGCTTTAAATATGGCGTCCCAGTCGATGCCGATTTTGTCTTCGATGTACGCTGTTTACCAAATCCGTACTGGAGCCCAGAACTCAGATCCAAATCGGGACTGGAGGAAGAAGTTATAAATTTCCTCGCCAGACAAAAAGAAGTACAGGAAATGGAAGAGGATCTATACCATTTTATTCACAAGTGGGCACCTCAGTTCGAACAAAGCAACCGCAGCTATTTAACCATTGCGATTGGCTGTACGGGGGGTATGCATCGTTCCGTATACCTGTGTGAACGCTTAAGCCAGCAGATGAAACAACACTATGGAAATGTTCAGGTTCGCCATCGTCAACTAGAACAGATCCCCGGACAGTAA